In Acidimicrobiales bacterium, a single window of DNA contains:
- the fdh gene encoding formate dehydrogenase, whose amino-acid sequence MSRRLGAWPVLRQLFGPDRYGRGAAAKSRRSEELRPRTQTADRVVKSVCPYCGVGCGQNVYVREGRVVQIEGDPDSAVSRGRLCPKGAASLQLTTGKGRLHEVLYRRPYGTEWERLDLDTAMEMIAERVLATRERTFEWEEDSKRTRRTMGIASLGGATLDNEENYLIKKLFTALGVVQVENQARVCHSSTVTALGTSFGRGGATTCMQDLQNSDCLFIQGSNFAEAHPVGFQWVAEARARGAKLVHVDPRFSRTSALADLYVPIRAGSDIAFLGGMIHYVLEHDAWFKDYVLAYTNASTIIEESFRDTEDLDGLFSGFDATDGSYDFASWQYEGLQLREPAGSVTGEEQDGAGEDGGDGGSDIHRAGRSEQHGSGGAKIGSGEIRRDETLEDPRCVFQLLKRHYARYTPEAVEEICGTPKETFLECCRLVTENSGRERTTSFIYAMGWTQHTTGVQYIRAACVLQLLLGNIGRPGGGIQALRGHSSIQGSSDIPTLYNLLPGYLAMPHAAAHVDLDSYIASDRTEKGYWAAMRSYMVSLLKAWWGDAAQPENDFCFDYLPRITGDHSTYPTVLAQLAGKCEGYFLVGENPAVSSANTKAQRLGMAKLDWLVVRDFSLIESATWWKDGPEIESGELETEQIATEVFFLPAAAHTEKDGTFTNTNRLVQWRFAAVEPEGEARSDLWFFFHLGRILREKLAASTEERDRPLLDLTWDYPTEGPLEEPSADAVLAEINGFGSDGEPLAGYLELAEDGSTACGCWIYCGVYKDGVNQAARRKPWREQNWLGGEWGWAWPMDRRILYNRASADPDGEPWSEHKALVWWDAEAGEWTGHDVVDFVKDRPPGYRPPEGAEGADALAGDDPFIMQADGKGWLYVPIGTIDGPLPTHYEGQESPVRNALYGRQRDPVRQVLEHPLNPYAPFAGEEGAEVYPYVLTTYRLTEHFTAGAMTRELPYLAELQPEFFCEVSPELADERGLEHNGWATIVSARSAIEARVCVTERMTPLVVGGRTVHQIGAPFHWGPNGLSSGDAANELTSLSLDPNVHIQEDKNLSVDILPGRRPRGPELLELVEGHRRRAGISEQVGAP is encoded by the coding sequence GTGAGCAGGAGGCTCGGCGCCTGGCCCGTTCTCCGCCAGCTTTTCGGCCCCGACCGCTACGGGCGGGGGGCGGCGGCGAAGTCGCGACGTTCGGAGGAGCTGCGGCCCCGCACCCAGACCGCCGACCGGGTCGTGAAGTCGGTCTGTCCCTACTGCGGGGTGGGCTGCGGCCAGAACGTCTACGTCCGCGAGGGTCGCGTCGTGCAGATCGAGGGCGACCCCGACTCCGCGGTGAGCCGGGGACGGCTGTGCCCGAAGGGGGCGGCGAGCCTGCAGCTCACCACCGGGAAGGGACGCCTTCACGAGGTGCTCTACCGCCGCCCGTACGGGACGGAGTGGGAGCGCCTCGATCTCGACACCGCGATGGAGATGATCGCCGAGCGCGTCCTCGCGACGCGCGAGCGCACCTTCGAGTGGGAGGAGGACAGCAAGCGCACCCGGCGCACGATGGGGATCGCCAGCCTCGGCGGCGCGACCCTCGACAACGAGGAGAACTACCTCATCAAGAAGCTCTTCACCGCGCTCGGCGTGGTGCAGGTGGAGAACCAGGCACGGGTCTGTCATTCCTCGACCGTGACCGCCCTCGGGACCTCCTTCGGGCGCGGCGGGGCGACGACCTGCATGCAGGACCTGCAGAATTCGGACTGCCTGTTCATCCAGGGATCGAACTTCGCCGAGGCGCACCCCGTCGGCTTCCAGTGGGTGGCCGAGGCCCGCGCCCGCGGTGCGAAGCTCGTCCACGTCGACCCGCGCTTCAGCCGCACGAGCGCCCTGGCGGACCTGTACGTGCCGATCCGCGCCGGGAGCGACATCGCCTTCCTCGGCGGGATGATCCATTACGTCCTCGAGCACGACGCCTGGTTCAAGGACTACGTCCTCGCCTACACCAACGCCTCGACGATCATCGAGGAGTCCTTCCGAGACACCGAGGACTTGGACGGCCTGTTCTCCGGCTTCGACGCGACCGACGGCAGCTACGACTTCGCGAGCTGGCAGTACGAGGGGCTGCAGCTCCGTGAGCCGGCGGGCAGCGTGACCGGCGAGGAGCAGGACGGGGCCGGTGAGGATGGCGGCGATGGCGGCTCGGACATCCATCGTGCCGGGCGCAGCGAGCAGCACGGCTCAGGCGGGGCGAAGATCGGGAGCGGGGAGATCCGCCGAGACGAGACCCTCGAGGACCCCCGCTGCGTCTTCCAGCTCCTGAAGCGGCACTACGCCCGCTACACCCCCGAGGCGGTCGAGGAGATCTGCGGCACCCCGAAGGAGACCTTCCTCGAGTGCTGCCGCCTCGTCACCGAGAACTCCGGGCGGGAGCGCACGACGAGCTTCATCTACGCGATGGGCTGGACCCAGCACACGACCGGGGTGCAGTACATCCGCGCCGCCTGCGTGCTGCAGCTGCTCCTCGGCAACATCGGCCGCCCCGGCGGGGGGATCCAGGCGCTGCGCGGCCACTCGAGCATCCAGGGCTCGTCGGACATCCCCACCCTGTACAACCTCCTCCCCGGCTACCTCGCGATGCCGCACGCCGCTGCGCACGTGGACCTCGACAGCTACATCGCGAGCGACCGCACCGAGAAGGGCTACTGGGCCGCCATGCGCTCCTACATGGTGAGCCTGCTGAAGGCGTGGTGGGGCGATGCTGCACAGCCCGAGAACGACTTCTGCTTCGACTACCTGCCGCGCATCACCGGCGACCACAGCACCTACCCGACGGTGCTCGCGCAGCTCGCGGGGAAGTGCGAAGGTTACTTCCTCGTCGGCGAGAACCCCGCGGTCTCCTCGGCGAACACCAAGGCGCAGCGCCTCGGGATGGCGAAGCTCGACTGGCTCGTCGTACGCGACTTCTCGCTCATCGAGAGCGCGACGTGGTGGAAGGACGGCCCCGAGATCGAGAGCGGAGAGCTCGAGACCGAGCAAATCGCCACCGAGGTCTTCTTCCTCCCGGCCGCCGCGCACACCGAGAAGGACGGCACCTTCACCAACACCAACCGCCTCGTCCAGTGGCGCTTCGCGGCAGTCGAGCCCGAGGGCGAGGCGCGCAGCGATCTCTGGTTCTTCTTCCACCTCGGCCGGATCCTTCGCGAAAAGCTCGCCGCCTCCACCGAGGAGCGCGACCGTCCGTTGCTCGACCTCACGTGGGACTACCCGACCGAAGGTCCGCTCGAAGAGCCGAGCGCTGATGCCGTGCTCGCCGAGATCAACGGCTTCGGCAGCGACGGCGAGCCACTCGCGGGCTACCTCGAGCTCGCCGAGGACGGCTCGACCGCCTGCGGCTGCTGGATCTACTGCGGCGTCTACAAGGACGGCGTCAACCAGGCGGCGCGCCGCAAGCCCTGGCGCGAGCAGAACTGGCTCGGCGGGGAGTGGGGGTGGGCGTGGCCGATGGACCGCCGCATCCTCTACAACCGCGCCTCGGCCGACCCCGACGGCGAGCCCTGGAGCGAGCACAAGGCGCTCGTCTGGTGGGACGCCGAGGCCGGGGAGTGGACCGGCCACGACGTGGTCGACTTCGTGAAGGACCGCCCGCCCGGCTACCGGCCGCCCGAGGGCGCCGAGGGGGCCGACGCGCTCGCGGGCGACGACCCGTTCATCATGCAGGCCGACGGGAAGGGCTGGCTGTACGTGCCGATCGGCACGATCGACGGCCCCCTCCCGACGCACTACGAGGGCCAGGAGTCCCCGGTGCGCAACGCCCTCTACGGCCGCCAGCGCGACCCGGTGCGCCAGGTCCTCGAGCACCCGCTGAACCCGTACGCGCCCTTCGCCGGCGAGGAGGGCGCCGAGGTCTACCCCTACGTGCTCACCACCTACCGCCTCACCGAGCACTTCACCGCGGGGGCGATGACGCGCGAGCTGCCCTACCTCGCCGAGTTGCAGCCCGAGTTCTTCTGCGAGGTCTCGCCCGAGCTCGCGGACGAGCGCGGCCTCGAGCACAACGGCTGGGCGACGATCGTCTCGGCGCGCAGCGCCATCGAGGCGCGGGTCTGCGTGACCGAGCGGATGACCCCGCTCGTCGTCGGCGGCCGGACCGTGCACCAGATCGGCGCACCCTTCCATTGGGGGCCGAACGGGCTCTCGAGCGGTGACGCGGCGAACGAGCTCACCTCGCTGTCGCTCGATCCGAACGTGCACATCCAGGAGGACAAGAACCTGAGCGTCGACATCCTGCCCGGCCGCCGGCCACGCGGTCCCGAGCTCCTCGAGCTGGTCGAGGGGCACCGTCGCCGGGCGGGCATCAGCGAGCAGGTGGGCGCGCCGTGA
- a CDS encoding 4Fe-4S dicluster domain-containing protein — protein MRIHLATLTDEPAEVSGYPEHPPRLGFFTDTSVCIGCKACEVACKEWNSVPSRPLEYRGMSFDNTGGLGADAWRHVAFVESHTPSGAPRWLMSSDVCKHCTDAACLDVCPTGALFRTEFGTVVVQEDICNGCGYCVPACPYGVLDKRPEDGRIWKCTLCYDRLLEGSEPACAKTCPTDSIQFGPVEELRVRADARLAQLHDAGVAEARLYGRDPNDGVGGDGAFFLLLDEPEVYGLPPDPVVTTRDLPAMWRQAALAATALAAAALGAFVGARR, from the coding sequence GTGAGAATCCACCTCGCGACCCTCACGGACGAGCCAGCCGAGGTGAGCGGCTACCCCGAGCACCCGCCGCGCCTCGGCTTTTTCACCGACACCTCCGTCTGCATCGGCTGCAAGGCCTGCGAGGTGGCGTGCAAGGAGTGGAACTCGGTCCCCTCCCGTCCCCTCGAGTACCGCGGCATGTCCTTCGACAACACCGGCGGGCTCGGCGCCGACGCCTGGCGGCACGTCGCGTTCGTCGAGTCGCACACCCCGAGCGGGGCGCCGCGCTGGCTCATGTCCTCCGACGTCTGCAAGCACTGCACCGACGCGGCGTGCCTCGACGTCTGCCCGACGGGGGCGCTCTTCCGCACCGAGTTCGGGACCGTCGTCGTGCAGGAGGACATCTGCAACGGCTGCGGCTACTGCGTGCCGGCCTGCCCCTACGGGGTGCTCGACAAGCGCCCCGAGGACGGCCGCATCTGGAAGTGCACCCTCTGCTACGACCGCCTCCTCGAGGGCTCAGAGCCCGCCTGCGCGAAGACCTGCCCGACCGACTCGATCCAGTTCGGGCCGGTCGAGGAGCTGCGGGTGCGGGCCGACGCCCGACTCGCACAGCTGCACGACGCCGGCGTCGCGGAGGCCCGCCTCTACGGGCGGGACCCGAACGACGGGGTGGGCGGCGACGGCGCCTTCTTCCTTCTGCTCGACGAGCCCGAGGTCTACGGCCTCCCCCCTGACCCGGTCGTCACGACCCGCGACCTGCCGGCGATGTGGCGCCAGGCGGCACTCGCCGCGACCGCCCTCGCCGCCGCCGCGCTCGGCGCCTTCGTCGGGGCGCGGCGGTGA